Proteins from a genomic interval of Sinobacterium caligoides:
- a CDS encoding DUF2589 domain-containing protein, with protein MGELVSMAEQFGGLPMDQLIGSPLKAACDAQVTLAAATSDFITNVGFENDKVRMVDFGFTKPENIGGKITNTDYKVSIPFISIVSVPTLQVTEVDVNFMMEVKSSFSENTSEKKDASVDTAVEAKFGPVSVSVKAHGSISSSKETQRQSDNSAKYDVSVKARQSGTPEGLSRVLDILQQCIVPIKADDATAQGTV; from the coding sequence ATGGGTGAATTAGTAAGTATGGCAGAACAGTTCGGCGGATTGCCGATGGATCAACTCATTGGGTCACCGCTTAAGGCGGCGTGTGATGCGCAAGTGACGTTGGCCGCGGCGACCTCTGACTTTATTACAAACGTTGGCTTCGAAAATGACAAGGTTCGCATGGTCGACTTTGGCTTCACGAAGCCGGAGAATATCGGTGGTAAGATTACGAATACAGACTACAAAGTCTCTATTCCTTTTATCTCCATTGTCTCTGTGCCAACGCTGCAGGTGACTGAGGTTGACGTTAATTTCATGATGGAGGTGAAATCCTCATTCAGTGAAAATACTAGCGAAAAGAAAGATGCGAGCGTTGATACTGCGGTCGAGGCCAAGTTTGGTCCTGTTAGTGTCAGTGTAAAGGCGCACGGTTCTATTTCTTCTAGCAAGGAGACGCAGCGTCAGTCTGATAACTCGGCAAAATACGATGTCAGCGTGAAGGCGCGTCAATCAGGTACGCCTGAAGGTTTGTCTCGTGTCTTGGACATCCTGCAGCAGTGTATCGTTCCTATTAAGGCAGATGATGCTACAGCGCAAGGTACAGTTTAA
- the rhtB gene encoding homoserine/homoserine lactone efflux protein → MDFNVWVSFFLACMVLSLSPGAGAVNSMSNTMNYGFKMSFIANLGLQLGNAFNILVVGLGLGMLLAQSAFAFTVIKWMGVSYLIYLGYRKFTETTSFDLAEGQGRPSSVSSLLAQSFVVNVTNPKAIVFWVALLPQFLLPGRPQFPQVMTMGGTMIAVDMTVMMGYAWLASKLVKLIKNERHIRLQNRIFGSLFIAAGSLLAIASHH, encoded by the coding sequence ATGGATTTTAATGTCTGGGTTAGTTTTTTTCTTGCTTGTATGGTGTTGTCGTTATCGCCGGGTGCTGGTGCGGTGAACAGTATGTCAAATACCATGAACTATGGCTTTAAGATGAGCTTTATTGCCAATCTTGGTCTGCAGCTTGGCAATGCTTTTAATATACTGGTTGTCGGGTTGGGGCTGGGTATGCTGTTGGCGCAGTCGGCCTTTGCTTTCACGGTTATTAAGTGGATGGGGGTGAGCTACCTGATTTACCTGGGGTATCGTAAGTTTACTGAGACGACAAGTTTTGATTTGGCTGAGGGGCAGGGGCGGCCTAGTTCAGTGTCATCGCTGCTTGCCCAGTCGTTCGTCGTTAATGTGACAAACCCTAAGGCGATTGTTTTTTGGGTGGCGCTATTACCCCAGTTTTTACTGCCAGGGCGTCCTCAGTTTCCGCAGGTGATGACTATGGGGGGAACAATGATAGCAGTCGATATGACGGTAATGATGGGCTACGCTTGGCTGGCGAGTAAGCTGGTTAAATTGATTAAGAATGAGCGCCATATTCGTTTGCAAAACCGTATTTTTGGTAGCCTGTTCATCGCTGCCGGCTCGCTACTGGCCATCGCCAGTCATCATTGA
- the tgt gene encoding tRNA guanosine(34) transglycosylase Tgt, translating into MSFEVDHQRGLSRRGRLKFPRGTVETPAFMPVGTYGTVKGMMARDIEEIGAEIILGNTFHLMLRPGTEIIAEHGDLHDFTGWNKPILTDSGGFQVFSLGKMRKITEEGVTFRSPVNGDKVVLTPERSMEVQRALGSDVVMIFDECTPHPATHKEAKDSMEMSMRWAKRSRTAHGDSPSALFGIIQGGMYEDLRLQSIKGLCEIGFDGLAIGGLSVGEPKEEMFKVLDFLAHKMPADKPRYLMGVGTPSDLVEGVRKGVDMFDCVMPTRNARNGHIFTSQGVLKIRNAKHKHSTEPLDPECDCYTCKHHTRGYLHHLDKCKEILGSTLNTIHNLRYYQKVMADIRQALDDDRFEEYRAEFYAAQGIDVPDYV; encoded by the coding sequence ATGTCGTTTGAGGTTGATCATCAGCGCGGCTTGTCGCGTCGAGGGCGGCTTAAATTCCCCCGTGGAACGGTTGAGACTCCTGCTTTTATGCCTGTCGGGACATATGGCACAGTAAAAGGCATGATGGCGCGTGATATTGAGGAAATTGGTGCCGAGATTATTTTGGGTAACACATTCCACCTGATGCTGCGCCCTGGCACGGAAATTATCGCTGAACACGGTGATCTGCATGACTTTACTGGCTGGAATAAGCCTATTTTGACTGACTCAGGTGGCTTTCAGGTCTTTAGTTTAGGCAAGATGCGTAAGATTACCGAAGAGGGGGTTACTTTCCGCTCGCCGGTGAACGGCGACAAGGTGGTGTTGACGCCTGAGCGTTCAATGGAGGTGCAGCGCGCCTTGGGCTCCGATGTTGTGATGATCTTTGATGAATGTACACCGCACCCGGCGACGCACAAAGAAGCCAAAGACTCGATGGAGATGTCGATGCGCTGGGCGAAGCGTTCTCGTACTGCACACGGGGATTCGCCCTCGGCATTGTTCGGTATTATTCAGGGCGGCATGTATGAGGACCTTCGTCTGCAATCGATCAAAGGGCTTTGTGAGATCGGCTTCGATGGTCTTGCGATCGGTGGCCTCTCTGTTGGTGAGCCGAAGGAAGAGATGTTTAAGGTGCTGGACTTCCTCGCCCACAAGATGCCCGCCGACAAGCCGCGTTACCTGATGGGGGTTGGAACCCCATCCGATCTCGTTGAGGGCGTGCGTAAAGGGGTGGATATGTTTGACTGTGTTATGCCGACCCGTAATGCCCGTAATGGCCATATCTTTACTTCCCAGGGAGTATTGAAGATTCGCAATGCTAAGCATAAGCACTCCACGGAGCCGTTGGATCCAGAGTGTGATTGCTATACTTGTAAGCATCATACCCGCGGCTATCTACACCACCTGGATAAGTGCAAGGAGATATTGGGCTCGACACTGAACACGATTCATAATCTGCGTTACTACCAGAAAGTCATGGCGGATATTCGCCAGGCGCTCGATGATGACCGCTTCGAAGAGTATCGTGCGGAGTTCTATGCCGCCCAGGGTATCGACGTGCCAGACTATGTCTAG
- the queA gene encoding tRNA preQ1(34) S-adenosylmethionine ribosyltransferase-isomerase QueA, producing MKLSDFHFELPDELIARYPTEQRSASRLLRLHGEDSGRLEHLGFTDLLAQVDAGDLLVFNDTRVIPARLYGQKASGGKLEILVERVLDEHSVLCHLRSSRSPKPGAEILLGTDRDAAVTATVVARHDALFELRFDDDRSVFKLLQQLGHMPLPPYIDRPDETADGERYQTVYSDSNKEGAVAAPTAGLHFDEAMLAALQQKGVQLAFVTLHVGAGTFQPVKVDNILEHHMHAEYIEVSAEVAEQVKATHARGSRVIAVGTTSVRCLESAASKNGGIIAPYSGDTDIFIYPGYEFAVVDALLTNFHLPESTLIMLVSALAGREQVMQAYDVAVQEGYRFFSYGDAMFVTPIQPSRGFREHQQQ from the coding sequence ATGAAATTATCTGACTTCCATTTCGAACTCCCCGATGAGTTAATCGCACGTTATCCCACGGAACAGCGTAGTGCCAGCCGTTTATTGCGCTTGCACGGCGAGGACTCTGGTCGATTGGAGCACCTTGGCTTCACTGACTTGCTAGCGCAGGTTGATGCCGGTGATCTACTAGTATTCAACGATACGCGAGTGATTCCAGCGCGACTATATGGCCAGAAGGCCAGCGGCGGTAAGTTGGAAATTTTGGTCGAGCGTGTGCTGGACGAGCATAGTGTGCTCTGCCATCTGCGCAGTTCGCGTTCGCCAAAACCGGGGGCTGAGATCTTGTTGGGCACCGACCGTGATGCCGCGGTCACGGCGACGGTAGTCGCGCGTCACGACGCTCTGTTTGAGCTACGCTTTGATGATGACCGTAGTGTTTTCAAATTGTTACAGCAGCTCGGGCATATGCCGTTACCACCTTATATTGATCGACCCGACGAGACGGCAGATGGTGAGCGTTATCAGACGGTTTACAGTGACAGTAATAAAGAGGGCGCGGTAGCGGCGCCGACTGCGGGCCTGCATTTCGATGAGGCGATGCTGGCAGCGCTTCAGCAAAAGGGTGTACAGCTTGCTTTTGTCACCTTACATGTTGGTGCAGGCACGTTTCAGCCGGTCAAGGTCGACAACATTCTTGAGCATCATATGCACGCGGAATACATCGAAGTCTCCGCCGAGGTTGCTGAGCAGGTGAAGGCGACGCATGCCCGTGGTTCGCGTGTCATTGCGGTGGGGACCACCTCGGTTCGCTGCCTGGAGAGTGCGGCGTCGAAGAACGGTGGTATCATAGCGCCCTATAGTGGTGACACCGATATCTTTATCTATCCGGGTTATGAGTTTGCCGTTGTTGATGCGTTGCTGACGAATTTCCACCTACCCGAGTCGACGCTGATCATGCTGGTCAGTGCCCTCGCAGGTAGGGAGCAGGTGATGCAGGCCTACGATGTGGCTGTGCAGGAGGGCTATCGCTTCTTTAGTTACGGCGATGCGATGTTTGTCACGCCAATCCAGCCATCGAGGGGCTTCCGAGAGCATCAGCAGCAATAG
- a CDS encoding DUF2589 domain-containing protein encodes MANKKISLHDLVESIMNAVTDTQDKIERQTMDNIQEWFDEDGRPKMVKFKIPSLHPEDIAKRAEGEIVDRELEMPLLTLMQNNPIKIKKLISKFQVDLSGIETVDTRESQATMSEEGSGLYADRGDKPPMGSGDIKRKRKILSADVLGASLFSKQGRQQASIEIEFESGEPTEGYLRLQNELLRLI; translated from the coding sequence ATGGCCAATAAAAAAATATCTTTGCATGATCTTGTCGAGTCAATTATGAATGCGGTGACTGATACTCAAGATAAAATTGAGCGTCAGACCATGGATAATATACAGGAGTGGTTTGATGAAGACGGCCGCCCTAAGATGGTTAAGTTCAAGATCCCATCGCTCCACCCCGAAGATATTGCTAAACGTGCAGAGGGTGAAATTGTCGATAGAGAGTTGGAGATGCCTCTGTTAACTCTGATGCAAAACAACCCAATAAAGATTAAAAAACTTATCTCGAAGTTTCAGGTAGATCTCAGTGGTATCGAGACTGTTGATACTCGTGAGTCGCAGGCAACTATGTCTGAGGAGGGCTCAGGGCTATATGCCGATAGAGGTGATAAGCCACCCATGGGGAGCGGCGATATAAAAAGAAAAAGGAAGATTCTTTCAGCTGATGTCTTAGGTGCGAGCCTGTTTTCCAAGCAAGGAAGACAGCAGGCGAGTATCGAGATTGAATTTGAGAGTGGTGAGCCGACAGAAGGTTATCTGAGACTTCAGAATGAGCTTCTTAGGCTAATATAG
- a CDS encoding HlyC/CorC family transporter yields the protein MNEAPLEVLFCILIILIFCSAFFSSSETAMMSLNRYRLKHMVGKQHRGAKRAQQLLERPDRLIGLILIGNNLVNIFATSLATIIAMRLYGDAGVAIGGLLLTLVILLFAEVTPKTLAALYPERIAFPATLILKPLLKFFYPLVWFVNVLSNGMLKMIGAHAEGADSQQLSREELRTIVNEASPHITSRHQGMLTNILDLENATTEDIMVPRNEVFGLDLDDDDITLIEKIRSSEFTRLPLYQGDINNIKGIAHLRHASLFFDKQGRFDRQALIEASSKPYFVLENTPLHTQLFNFQQQKKRLGIVIDEYGAVQGLVSLDDILEEIVGEFTSNIADNVEEIFPQKDGSYIIDGTINIRDINKSLNWELPTDGPKTLNGLLLEYLETFPDADAGLRIQDYGFEIMEISDNIIQAVRARALPAIEEN from the coding sequence AGAGGTGCTCTTTTGCATCTTAATCATCCTAATATTCTGCTCCGCCTTCTTCTCTAGCTCTGAGACGGCCATGATGTCGCTTAACCGCTATCGACTGAAACATATGGTCGGTAAACAGCATCGTGGAGCAAAACGCGCCCAGCAGTTACTTGAACGCCCGGATCGCCTGATCGGCCTCATCCTCATTGGCAACAACCTCGTCAATATTTTCGCCACCTCGCTAGCCACAATCATCGCCATGCGCCTCTATGGCGACGCCGGGGTTGCTATCGGCGGTCTGCTTCTGACACTGGTCATCCTACTTTTTGCCGAGGTAACACCAAAAACCCTTGCAGCGCTCTACCCCGAGCGAATTGCCTTCCCCGCCACCCTCATTCTCAAACCCCTACTGAAGTTTTTTTATCCACTCGTATGGTTTGTTAACGTACTCAGCAACGGCATGCTCAAGATGATCGGCGCCCACGCCGAAGGTGCCGACAGCCAACAGTTATCTCGAGAAGAGCTACGCACCATTGTCAACGAAGCTAGCCCACACATCACCAGTCGCCACCAAGGTATGCTGACCAACATCCTCGACCTTGAAAACGCCACCACAGAGGACATCATGGTGCCGCGTAACGAGGTGTTCGGCCTCGACCTCGATGACGATGACATTACACTCATCGAGAAGATCCGCAGCAGCGAATTTACCCGCCTGCCACTCTACCAAGGTGACATCAACAACATCAAAGGTATCGCACACCTACGCCATGCTAGCCTATTCTTCGACAAGCAGGGGCGCTTTGATCGCCAAGCTCTCATCGAAGCGAGTAGCAAGCCTTACTTCGTTCTTGAAAACACCCCTCTGCACACCCAGCTATTCAACTTCCAACAGCAGAAGAAACGCCTAGGCATTGTCATCGACGAGTACGGTGCCGTACAAGGCCTTGTCAGCCTCGACGATATACTCGAGGAAATAGTCGGTGAGTTCACCTCCAACATCGCCGATAACGTCGAGGAAATATTTCCGCAGAAAGATGGCAGCTACATTATCGATGGCACCATTAATATTCGCGATATAAATAAATCCCTCAACTGGGAACTCCCCACTGACGGTCCCAAGACCCTCAACGGTTTACTACTAGAGTACTTGGAAACGTTTCCAGACGCTGACGCTGGGCTGCGCATCCAAGACTACGGCTTCGAGATAATGGAGATCAGTGACAATATTATTCAGGCTGTTCGTGCCCGCGCACTACCCGCAATAGAAGAAAATTAG
- a CDS encoding ribonucleoside-diphosphate reductase subunit alpha — MSQQLNSYSEPTIQVIKRNGQPAPYQASKIATAITKAILAVEGQAASGSSRVKQTVDQLVDEIGQRISRYRPDGGAVNIEEIQDQVELGLMRKELHKVARAYVLYREEHAYRRTEQEQEQAQIGIRVAHADGSESLLNRGRLSAVIGWACSGLDDVDVARLLNDAEGNLYHGIKQQDVATALIMAARSLIDEEPNYSQVTARLLLEALREEVQGFLAVDEVSAGAVGLEAMYYPQTLLASIERGITLELLSPELLCFDLARLGEAIKPERDLQFTYLGLQTLYDRYFLHWRESRLELPQVFFMRVAMGLALHEQDRDQRAIEFYELLSSFDYMCSTPTLFNAGSKRPQLSSCYLSTVPDDLGGIYDAIKDNALLSKWAGGLGNDWTPVRAMGSVIKGTNGQSQGVVPFLKVVNDSAVAVNQGGKRKGAVCAYLECWHLDIEEFLDLRKNTGDERRRTHDMNSANWIPDLFMQRVFEDKSWTLFSPSDVPELHDLYGQAFVERYHHYEAMAERGEITLCKTVPAKQLWRKMLASLFETGHPWITFKDPCNIRSPQQHVGVVHSSNLCTEITLNTASDEIAVCNLGSVNLSNHIVNGELDRERLRKTIHSAIRLLDNVIDINYYAVKEARNSNLKHRPIGMGVMGFQDALYQLGYCYGSVEAVQFADLSMELISYHAIEASAQLAKERGCYESYQGSLWQQGVLPIDSLQLLREQRGESYAILDDNCELDWQPLRELIAQHGMRNSNVMAIAPTATISNIVGVSQSIEPTYQNLFVKSNLSGEFTVINPWLVKELKALGLWDSVMVNDLKYYDGSLSQIERVPEELKARFATAFEIDSRWLVEAASRRQKWIDQGQSLNLYMAEPSGKMLDNLYKLAWTRGLKTTYYLRSLGATHMEKNTEASHPVEEPLIEPAEKEFDLGERQEEAAFCSILDPECEACQ; from the coding sequence ATGTCTCAGCAGCTTAACAGCTACTCCGAACCGACTATTCAAGTTATTAAACGCAACGGCCAGCCGGCACCTTATCAAGCTAGCAAAATCGCTACGGCTATCACTAAGGCGATTTTAGCGGTAGAGGGGCAGGCCGCCTCAGGCTCTAGCCGAGTTAAGCAGACGGTAGACCAGTTGGTCGATGAGATCGGCCAACGTATTAGCCGCTACCGCCCCGACGGCGGGGCGGTGAATATTGAAGAAATACAAGACCAGGTTGAGCTGGGTTTGATGCGCAAGGAGCTACACAAAGTCGCGAGGGCTTACGTACTCTACAGGGAGGAGCATGCGTATCGTCGTACGGAACAAGAACAAGAGCAGGCTCAGATCGGTATTCGGGTTGCCCATGCCGATGGTTCCGAGTCGTTGTTGAATCGAGGGCGTTTGAGCGCTGTGATTGGTTGGGCCTGTAGTGGCTTGGACGATGTTGATGTGGCCCGGCTGTTAAACGACGCCGAGGGGAACCTCTACCATGGTATTAAGCAGCAAGATGTGGCGACAGCGTTGATTATGGCGGCCCGCTCCTTGATCGATGAAGAGCCGAATTATTCACAAGTCACCGCACGCTTGTTGTTGGAGGCTCTGCGGGAGGAGGTGCAAGGCTTTCTCGCTGTTGATGAAGTTTCTGCTGGCGCGGTTGGCCTGGAGGCGATGTATTACCCGCAGACACTATTGGCCTCGATTGAGCGGGGTATTACCTTGGAGTTGTTGTCGCCGGAGCTACTCTGCTTCGATTTGGCGCGATTGGGCGAAGCCATTAAGCCGGAGCGTGATCTGCAGTTTACCTATCTTGGCCTGCAGACGCTTTATGACCGCTATTTTTTGCACTGGCGTGAGAGTCGCCTAGAGTTGCCGCAGGTCTTCTTTATGCGTGTCGCCATGGGCTTGGCGTTACATGAGCAGGATCGAGATCAGCGGGCGATTGAATTTTATGAGCTGCTCTCATCGTTTGATTATATGTGTTCGACACCGACATTATTTAACGCAGGGAGTAAGCGCCCGCAGTTGTCGTCGTGTTATTTGAGTACTGTGCCCGATGATTTAGGGGGGATTTATGATGCGATTAAAGATAACGCTTTGTTATCGAAGTGGGCCGGGGGTTTAGGTAACGACTGGACGCCTGTGCGAGCAATGGGTTCGGTAATTAAAGGGACTAACGGTCAGTCTCAGGGAGTGGTGCCTTTTTTGAAGGTCGTTAACGATAGTGCTGTTGCCGTCAATCAAGGAGGTAAGCGTAAAGGCGCTGTCTGCGCCTATCTTGAATGCTGGCATCTCGATATCGAAGAATTCTTAGACCTGCGTAAAAATACCGGTGATGAGCGTCGGCGTACCCACGATATGAATAGCGCTAATTGGATACCGGATCTGTTCATGCAGCGGGTATTTGAGGATAAATCGTGGACGCTGTTTTCGCCAAGTGATGTGCCTGAGTTGCATGATCTATACGGCCAGGCGTTTGTTGAGCGCTATCATCACTATGAGGCGATGGCCGAGCGTGGTGAGATAACGCTGTGTAAAACGGTACCAGCCAAGCAGCTGTGGCGAAAAATGCTAGCGTCATTATTTGAGACGGGGCACCCATGGATCACCTTTAAAGACCCGTGCAATATCCGATCGCCACAGCAACATGTTGGGGTGGTGCACTCCTCGAACCTCTGTACCGAGATTACGTTGAATACAGCCTCGGATGAGATTGCAGTCTGTAATCTCGGCTCGGTTAACTTGTCGAACCATATTGTAAATGGCGAGCTGGATCGAGAACGTTTACGAAAAACCATTCATTCTGCAATAAGGTTGCTCGATAACGTTATTGATATTAATTATTATGCGGTCAAAGAGGCGAGAAACTCTAACCTTAAGCATCGTCCCATTGGTATGGGAGTGATGGGGTTTCAAGATGCGCTCTATCAACTCGGTTATTGTTATGGCAGTGTTGAGGCCGTGCAGTTTGCCGATTTGTCGATGGAGCTTATTAGTTATCATGCTATCGAGGCATCGGCACAGCTCGCCAAGGAACGTGGTTGTTATGAAAGCTATCAGGGCTCGCTGTGGCAGCAGGGTGTATTGCCGATTGACTCTCTACAGCTTCTGCGCGAGCAGCGCGGTGAGAGTTACGCCATATTAGACGATAACTGTGAACTCGACTGGCAGCCGCTGCGTGAGCTGATTGCGCAGCACGGGATGCGTAACTCGAATGTTATGGCTATCGCACCAACAGCGACCATCTCGAATATTGTCGGTGTGTCTCAATCGATAGAGCCGACCTACCAAAACCTCTTTGTTAAATCGAACCTATCCGGTGAATTTACAGTGATCAACCCGTGGTTGGTCAAGGAGTTGAAAGCACTTGGTCTATGGGACTCGGTGATGGTGAATGACCTCAAATATTACGACGGCTCGTTGAGTCAAATTGAGCGGGTGCCGGAAGAGTTGAAGGCGCGTTTTGCGACGGCCTTTGAAATAGACTCCCGCTGGTTGGTTGAGGCGGCTTCGAGGCGTCAGAAGTGGATTGACCAGGGGCAGAGCCTTAATCTTTACATGGCCGAGCCCTCAGGAAAAATGCTCGACAATCTCTACAAGCTAGCTTGGACACGAGGTCTGAAGACTACCTATTATCTTCGCTCGTTGGGCGCGACACACATGGAAAAAAATACGGAGGCTAGCCACCCGGTGGAGGAGCCGTTGATAGAGCCGGCAGAGAAAGAATTCGACCTTGGTGAGCGACAGGAAGAGGCTGCTTTTTGCTCGATACTCGATCCCGAATGTGAGGCCTGCCAATAA
- a CDS encoding NGG1p interacting factor NIF3 → MYKICFYVPESHLESVKEAMFAAGAGRVGDYSRCCWQVLGQGQFMPGSAAKPFVGDCGCLEQVAEYRVEMVCADESVRDVVAAFRRTHPYEEPAYDVLLCEDF, encoded by the coding sequence ATGTATAAAATCTGTTTTTATGTGCCTGAATCACACTTAGAGTCTGTTAAAGAGGCGATGTTTGCCGCTGGTGCCGGTAGGGTAGGTGACTATAGTCGCTGTTGTTGGCAGGTGTTGGGGCAGGGGCAGTTCATGCCGGGCTCTGCTGCGAAACCTTTTGTCGGTGATTGTGGGTGTCTCGAGCAGGTGGCGGAGTATCGCGTAGAGATGGTCTGTGCCGATGAATCTGTTCGTGATGTTGTTGCGGCGTTCAGGCGGACGCACCCCTATGAGGAGCCCGCTTATGATGTGTTGTTGTGCGAAGACTTTTAA
- a CDS encoding DUF1289 domain-containing protein yields MSDKKVVSPCVSICVLNPEDVCEGCYRSAEEITQWSCYNEVEKKEVLALSRQRRADDGAIL; encoded by the coding sequence ATGAGTGATAAGAAAGTGGTGTCACCTTGTGTGTCGATCTGTGTGTTGAACCCCGAAGATGTTTGTGAGGGTTGTTATCGCAGTGCGGAGGAAATAACGCAGTGGAGTTGCTATAACGAGGTGGAGAAAAAAGAGGTTCTGGCGCTGAGTCGTCAGCGACGCGCTGACGACGGTGCGATACTCTAG
- a CDS encoding DUF3135 domain-containing protein, which produces MARNLPNLSVLQQMARDDPAALERLRNEMVEQLINDAPERQHRRLRGLQFQIDAIRHSKRSPLRRCQILSEMMLESFAKLDSELNRLSNKRSKAAHRENNTTSTKVLPFQRRH; this is translated from the coding sequence ATGGCGCGTAACCTACCCAACTTGAGCGTATTACAACAGATGGCTCGTGACGACCCGGCAGCACTTGAGCGCCTGCGCAATGAAATGGTCGAGCAGCTAATCAATGATGCCCCAGAGAGGCAGCACCGCCGCCTGCGCGGCCTACAATTTCAAATTGATGCCATACGTCACAGCAAGCGCTCACCATTGAGACGCTGTCAGATCCTCTCTGAGATGATGCTCGAGTCATTTGCAAAACTGGACAGTGAACTTAACAGGCTCTCCAACAAACGCAGCAAAGCAGCTCATCGAGAGAACAACACAACCAGCACAAAGGTGCTACCGTTTCAACGCCGTCATTAA
- a CDS encoding gamma carbonic anhydrase family protein — MMYRLEDISPTLLGPGHFVAPNAALIGDVVLQRCVSIWFNCVVRADDERIEIGEGSNVQDGAVLHVDAGFPMVIGRGVTIGHKAMLHGCTVGDDTLVGINAVVLNGAKIGRGCLIGANTLIPEGMVVPDGSLVVGSPGKIKRQLSEEQRDGLKFNAMHYVQKAVRYNNGFQAAADE; from the coding sequence ATGATGTACCGATTAGAAGATATTTCGCCGACATTATTGGGGCCGGGTCACTTTGTGGCGCCTAACGCTGCGCTTATCGGCGATGTCGTGCTGCAGCGTTGTGTGAGTATCTGGTTTAACTGTGTGGTCAGGGCCGATGATGAGCGAATTGAAATAGGTGAGGGCAGTAACGTGCAGGACGGTGCGGTATTGCACGTCGATGCCGGCTTTCCCATGGTGATTGGGCGTGGAGTGACCATCGGCCATAAGGCCATGTTACATGGTTGCACGGTGGGAGATGACACGCTGGTTGGTATCAACGCGGTTGTGCTCAATGGTGCGAAGATTGGTCGTGGTTGTCTTATTGGTGCTAACACGTTAATCCCAGAGGGGATGGTGGTGCCGGATGGCTCCTTGGTGGTAGGGTCGCCGGGTAAAATTAAGCGTCAGCTCAGTGAGGAGCAGCGCGACGGTCTTAAATTTAATGCCATGCACTATGTGCAGAAGGCAGTGCGTTATAACAATGGTTTTCAGGCTGCAGCTGATGAGTGA
- a CDS encoding ribonucleotide-diphosphate reductase subunit beta — translation MTILNWDDPLAAAMPSANSKKVNRKNTAADHTGSSESLSAIASGVMSSSNDCLSPVNAEDKRVVNGMTDVNQLAPFKYPWAWEFFLNANKNHWTPLDVNMSQDVHDYHHKLTQEEKHVYENVLSYLTTSDIMAMRNIGLAVMEKMTAPELQIYQARQVYEEAMHTWTYQHCIETIGLEQSEIYNRYRVVPAIYGKIKLANERLESVLTTDIDLRNRDDLEQFVMAYIFFAGIFEGCWFYNGFSPIFALQRRGLMKGTGEQLQYIMRDEVMHCAFGIRVVKQIMKEEKVTLDPRAIRTMWEEADAAEQNYADYILKDPILGYSAEEHKQQFRFIANRRAKQLRLQEPFPGATNALSWLDEQASMRKEKNFFETRVTEYQSGVSLKWD, via the coding sequence ATGACGATTCTAAATTGGGATGACCCATTGGCGGCTGCAATGCCGTCGGCGAATAGCAAAAAGGTAAACCGTAAGAATACCGCCGCTGATCATACTGGCTCAAGCGAGTCACTTTCTGCAATAGCCTCAGGTGTTATGTCGAGCAGTAACGACTGTCTATCACCGGTCAACGCAGAGGATAAGCGTGTCGTTAACGGTATGACGGATGTTAATCAATTGGCCCCGTTTAAATACCCATGGGCCTGGGAGTTTTTCCTTAACGCCAATAAAAATCACTGGACACCGCTCGATGTTAATATGTCGCAGGATGTACATGATTATCATCACAAACTGACGCAGGAAGAAAAGCATGTCTATGAGAATGTACTTTCTTATCTAACGACCTCTGACATTATGGCTATGCGTAATATCGGCCTGGCAGTGATGGAAAAGATGACGGCACCTGAGTTACAGATTTACCAGGCTCGGCAGGTCTATGAGGAGGCAATGCATACTTGGACTTATCAGCACTGTATCGAGACCATTGGTCTCGAGCAGAGTGAAATCTATAATCGCTACCGTGTTGTCCCCGCAATTTATGGAAAAATAAAGCTGGCAAACGAGCGTTTGGAGTCGGTGCTCACGACTGATATTGATCTCCGTAACCGTGACGATCTCGAGCAGTTCGTCATGGCGTATATTTTCTTCGCCGGTATTTTTGAGGGCTGTTGGTTTTATAACGGTTTTAGCCCTATATTTGCCCTGCAGAGACGGGGCTTGATGAAGGGGACTGGTGAGCAGTTGCAATACATTATGCGTGACGAGGTGATGCATTGTGCCTTTGGTATCCGTGTCGTGAAGCAGATAATGAAAGAAGAAAAGGTGACGCTCGACCCGCGTGCGATTCGTACGATGTGGGAGGAGGCCGACGCTGCTGAGCAGAACTATGCCGACTATATTCTTAAGGACCCCATCCTCGGTTATTCAGCCGAGGAGCATAAGCAGCAGTTTCGCTTTATCGCCAACCGGCGTGCAAAGCAGCTGCGTTTGCAAGAGCCCTTTCCTGGCGCGACTAATGCACTGAGCTGGCTGGATGAACAAGCTAGCATGCGCAAAGAAAAGAACTTCTTTGAGACTCGTGTGACAGAGTATCAGAGTGGGGTGTCGCTGAAGTGGGACTAG